One window of the Papaver somniferum cultivar HN1 unplaced genomic scaffold, ASM357369v1 unplaced-scaffold_23, whole genome shotgun sequence genome contains the following:
- the LOC113340748 gene encoding uncharacterized protein LOC113340748 isoform X2 — translation MEGRNILPNVTPAKFCPYPFVAMVVEGEDAISKVHQLTSTAERYPFLIPAVRSYSSVTPDSVEEDCRLWFGIDSANWIEEAKESNLLAVALPGGQTFGPVETVLEKLAERCLLKYRYFKEQILSSSSDLYSCFYSNFYNEDLTFVLIRPMAFEKGCVGHLLSTIENMGFCFRGMDLVKKPGNPIGDAWPADSCSSHETDEYGIALLIEIFYYNDLQINKEMQGCWYAD, via the exons ATGGAAGGTAGAAACATTTTGCCCAATGTTACTCCAGCAAAGTTTTGTCCCTATCCTTTTGTAGCTATGGTAGTGGAAGGTGAAGACGCTATTAGTAAAGTTCATCAGCTAACATCAACGGCCGAGAGATATCCCTTTCTGATACCTGCTGT GCGTTCTTATAGCAGTGTCACACCTGATAGTGTGGAAGAAGATTGTAGATTGTGGTTTGGTATTGACTCTGCAAACTggatagaagaagcaaaagaaagtAATCTTCTGGCAGTCGCACTCCCAGGTGGCCAAACATTTGGCCCTGTTGAAACAGTGTTGGAGAAGTTAGCTGAACGGTGTCTCCTTAAGTACAG GTACTTCAAGGAACAGATTTTATCCAGCAGTTCCGATCTCTACAGCTGTTTCTACAGCAATTTCTACAATGAAGATCTGACATTCGTCTTAATCAGGCCTATGGCTTTTGAAAAGGGATGTGTGGGTCATCTGCTATCCACTATTGAGAACATGGGTTTTTGCTTCAGAG GTATGGATTTGGTAAAGAAACCCGGAAATCCTATTGGCGATGCATGGCCTGCTGATTCTTGTTCCTCACATGAAACGGATGAATATGGTATTGCCTTGCTTATTGAAATTTTTTACTATAATGATCTACAAATAAACAAAGAGATGCAGGGATGCTGGTATGCTGATTGA
- the LOC113340748 gene encoding uncharacterized protein LOC113340748 isoform X1, producing the protein MKLYPIKSPKLMVEDTEKTVVLEGLEKTIQGREQTFVLCFPSAVVFKDVGEILMEFEKISLKLKSTPFVHYIFYFSAIFFYALLMVSSLILILTISSALLIRIHLVLFVSLGIRLVCATEKFLTQFFAMEGRNILPNVTPAKFCPYPFVAMVVEGEDAISKVHQLTSTAERYPFLIPAVRSYSSVTPDSVEEDCRLWFGIDSANWIEEAKESNLLAVALPGGQTFGPVETVLEKLAERCLLKYRYFKEQILSSSSDLYSCFYSNFYNEDLTFVLIRPMAFEKGCVGHLLSTIENMGFCFRGMDLVKKPGNPIGDAWPADSCSSHETDEYGIALLIEIFYYNDLQINKEMQGCWYAD; encoded by the exons ATGAAGCTGTATCCAATAAAAAGTCCCAAACTGATGGTAGAAGATACGGAAAAGACGGTGGTGTTAGAAGGTTTGGAGAAGACGATTCAAGGGAGGGAGCAGACCTTTGTTTTGTGCTTTCCCAGCGCCGTGGTTTTTAAAGATGTTGGTGAAATCTTGATGGAATTTGAGAAAATCAGTTTGAAACTAAAAAGCACACCATTCGTACATTATATCTTTTATTTCAGTGCTATATTTTTTTATGCATTGTTAATGGTTTCATCTCTTATCTTGATATTGACTATTTCTAGTGCATTATTGATTCGAATTCATTTGGTTTTGTTTGTGTCTTTAGGGATCAGATTAGTATGTGCCACAGAGAAGTTTCTTACTCAATTCTTCGCCATGGAAGGTAGAAACATTTTGCCCAATGTTACTCCAGCAAAGTTTTGTCCCTATCCTTTTGTAGCTATGGTAGTGGAAGGTGAAGACGCTATTAGTAAAGTTCATCAGCTAACATCAACGGCCGAGAGATATCCCTTTCTGATACCTGCTGT GCGTTCTTATAGCAGTGTCACACCTGATAGTGTGGAAGAAGATTGTAGATTGTGGTTTGGTATTGACTCTGCAAACTggatagaagaagcaaaagaaagtAATCTTCTGGCAGTCGCACTCCCAGGTGGCCAAACATTTGGCCCTGTTGAAACAGTGTTGGAGAAGTTAGCTGAACGGTGTCTCCTTAAGTACAG GTACTTCAAGGAACAGATTTTATCCAGCAGTTCCGATCTCTACAGCTGTTTCTACAGCAATTTCTACAATGAAGATCTGACATTCGTCTTAATCAGGCCTATGGCTTTTGAAAAGGGATGTGTGGGTCATCTGCTATCCACTATTGAGAACATGGGTTTTTGCTTCAGAG GTATGGATTTGGTAAAGAAACCCGGAAATCCTATTGGCGATGCATGGCCTGCTGATTCTTGTTCCTCACATGAAACGGATGAATATGGTATTGCCTTGCTTATTGAAATTTTTTACTATAATGATCTACAAATAAACAAAGAGATGCAGGGATGCTGGTATGCTGATTGA